In Arthrobacter sp. SLBN-112, a genomic segment contains:
- a CDS encoding diacylglycerol kinase family protein, whose amino-acid sequence MTDTTSTSPKRAAIIVNPAKPVDIDVRGLVAKHCVENGWGEPIWLETTKEDPGVGQAKEALAQGADVVIAAGGDGTVRCVAEVLSGGDTPMGLLPLGTGNLLARNLGMDVTDYDGAMAGALTGAERKIDVVRAKRKDPDQDQLFLVMAGMGYDATIMGDTNEDLKDKVGWLAYVDAGIRNLPGKPVKATVAVDGNTVVHRGVRSVMVGNCGKVQGGLEIFPDAKIDDGLLDIAVLAPHHGKLGWLSVLAGIIGKGRNRDTAVEYFQGKTVEITLEHKDDYQLDGDHEGEGKHVLMSIEPGALTLRM is encoded by the coding sequence ATGACTGACACCACCTCCACTTCCCCCAAACGTGCCGCCATCATTGTCAATCCTGCCAAGCCGGTGGATATCGACGTGCGGGGCCTGGTGGCCAAGCACTGTGTCGAGAACGGCTGGGGCGAGCCGATCTGGCTGGAGACCACCAAGGAGGACCCCGGCGTCGGCCAGGCAAAGGAAGCCCTGGCGCAGGGCGCGGACGTGGTCATCGCGGCCGGCGGCGACGGTACCGTGCGGTGCGTCGCCGAGGTCCTGTCCGGCGGCGACACCCCCATGGGCCTGCTGCCCCTGGGGACCGGGAACCTGCTGGCGCGCAACCTGGGCATGGACGTGACCGATTACGACGGCGCCATGGCCGGCGCCCTGACCGGTGCCGAGCGGAAGATCGACGTGGTACGCGCCAAGCGCAAGGACCCGGACCAGGACCAGCTCTTCCTGGTCATGGCCGGCATGGGCTACGACGCCACCATCATGGGCGACACCAACGAGGACCTGAAGGACAAAGTGGGCTGGCTGGCCTACGTGGACGCCGGCATCCGGAACCTGCCCGGCAAACCCGTGAAGGCAACCGTTGCGGTTGACGGGAACACCGTTGTGCACCGCGGTGTGCGCAGCGTGATGGTGGGCAACTGCGGCAAGGTCCAGGGCGGCCTGGAAATCTTCCCCGACGCCAAGATCGACGACGGCCTGCTGGACATTGCCGTCCTGGCACCCCACCACGGCAAGCTCGGCTGGCTGTCGGTGCTGGCGGGCATCATCGGCAAGGGCCGGAACCGGGATACGGCGGTGGAGTACTTCCAGGGCAAGACAGTCGAGATCACCCTGGAGCACAAGGACGACTACCAGCTGGACGGGGACCACGAGGGCGAGGGCAAGCACGTGCTGATGAGCATCGAGCCCGGCGCCCTGACCCTGCGGATGTAA